One genomic window of Daphnia pulex isolate KAP4 chromosome 10, ASM2113471v1 includes the following:
- the LOC124205446 gene encoding uncharacterized protein LOC124205446 isoform X2, producing MGIWLSWKLIVASFLCLTSLASSSEPREDKTPIKISSVKFESVCVNIYDSQTTKNNKKIYFYSPMALLNHLNVISINNKTSTHGTLSVSFRIWNQEVKKKVVEQLNQQFPSQTIEPSHVKVLPFDSVRLTSKVQSADFSLTNEWILYDNQQSLRFTLICPTPEDCGRVRTQMLKFPTQFEHLQLEFNPKLNDDDCVNDDGVISEENKLPAQDNKETMANFEAKFAKELIAIREETKKEFAAISQMFSDKIKVTEENLAVVQQKLEITQKELDATKTLLTSTTSSTNADAVIADLTTKLNARTSEIVDIGKMPTSCADLQHIGHKLSGFFSVKGTKKMEMIYCNFFANQNDKQKWIGYADVKSAPVHFYVQRNSPFNTINTPIPFDLAVVNEGNAMDLSSGKFTAPRPGIYFFSFAGLARLKSELLVWFWSSLYLNGNRIGESHVEERNVPVDQYSPLTLQSTLNLKKGDRVWMMIGYSGSDSYLVEFEGDHSTHFTGFMLEEEIMASL from the exons atGGGAATTTGGTTGTCATGGAAACTGATAGTTGCATCGTTTCTTTGTCTGACAAGTTTGGCTTCATCGTCTGAGCCTCGCGAGGATAAAACgccaattaaaatttcatcCGTGAAATTTGAATCTGTTTGTGTTAATATTTACGACAGTCAAACaactaaaaacaacaagaaaatctatttcTACTCGCCGATGGCTCTGCTAAATCACCTGAATGTCATTTCTATTAACAATAAAACGAGCACCCATGGAACTCTCAGTGTCAGTTTTCGCATCTGGAAtcaagaagtaaaaaaaaaagtggtcgAACAACTCAATCAGCAGTTCCCCAGTCAAACTATTGAGCCCAGTCACGTGAAAGTCCTTCCTTTCGACAGTGTCAGACTGACCAGCAAAGTGCAATCTGCTGATTTCTCACTGACTAATGAGTGGATTCTGTATGACAATCAGCAATCACTCAGGTTTACCTTGATCTGCCCGACACCGGAAGATTGCGGTCGAGTGAGGACTCAAATGCTAAAATTTCCTACACAATTTGAACATTTGCAACTTGAATTTAATCCTAAATTGAACGACG aTGATTGTGTCAATGATGATGGGGTTATatctgaagaaaataaattgccAGCACAAGACAACAAAG aaaCAATGGCAAATTTTGAAGCTAAATTTGCGAAAGAGCTAATCGCCATTAGGGAAG AAACTAAAAAGGAATTTGCAGCAATTTCACAGATGTTTTCAGATAAAATTAAAGTCACTGAAGAAAATCTCGCAg TGGTACAACAGAAGTTGGAAATTACCCAAAAAGAGTTGGATGCCACCAAAACATTATTGACCTCAACAACATCGAGCACAAATGCGGATGCGGTCATTGCCGATttgacaacaaaattaaatg CCCGAACGAGTGAAATAGTCGACATTGGTAAAATGCCAACCTCGTGTGCGGATCTGCAGCATATTGGACATAAACTGAGCGGATTCTTTTCAGTCAAAGGAacgaaaaagatggaaatgatttactgCAACTTTTTTGCCAATCAAAATG acaaacaaaaatggatcggatacgccgacgtcaaatctgcgcccgtccatttctacgtccagagaaaTTCGCCATTTAACACAATTAACACTCCGATTCCGTTCGATTTGGCGGTGGTGAACGAGGGAAACGCCATGGATTTGTCATCAGGGAAATTCACGGCACCgcgaccgggaatttattttttctcattcgcGGGACTGGCGCGTCTTAAATCTGAATTATTGGTTTGGTTTTGGTCTTCTCTTTACTTGAACGGGAATCGAATCGGGGAGAGTCATGTTGAAGAGAGAAACGTTCCCGTTGATCAATATAGTCCGTTGACCCTTCAGTCGACgctcaacttgaaaaaaggcgaTCGAGTCTGGATGATGATTGGTTATTCTGGTTCAGACTCGTATTTGGTTGAATTCGAAGGTGACCACTCGacccatttcacgggtttcatgttggaggaaGAAATTATGGCGTCCCTTTGA
- the LOC124205446 gene encoding uncharacterized protein LOC124205446 isoform X1: protein MGIWLSWKLIVASFLCLTSLASSSEPREDKTPIKISSVKFESVCVNIYDSQTTKNNKKIYFYSPMALLNHLNVISINNKTSTHGTLSVSFRIWNQEVKKKVVEQLNQQFPSQTIEPSHVKVLPFDSVRLTSKVQSADFSLTNEWILYDNQQSLRFTLICPTPEDCGRVRTQMLKFPTQFEHLQLEFNPKLNDGALNLKNWINKKKFNLIFEFLDDCVNDDGVISEENKLPAQDNKETMANFEAKFAKELIAIREETKKEFAAISQMFSDKIKVTEENLAVVQQKLEITQKELDATKTLLTSTTSSTNADAVIADLTTKLNARTSEIVDIGKMPTSCADLQHIGHKLSGFFSVKGTKKMEMIYCNFFANQNDKQKWIGYADVKSAPVHFYVQRNSPFNTINTPIPFDLAVVNEGNAMDLSSGKFTAPRPGIYFFSFAGLARLKSELLVWFWSSLYLNGNRIGESHVEERNVPVDQYSPLTLQSTLNLKKGDRVWMMIGYSGSDSYLVEFEGDHSTHFTGFMLEEEIMASL, encoded by the exons atGGGAATTTGGTTGTCATGGAAACTGATAGTTGCATCGTTTCTTTGTCTGACAAGTTTGGCTTCATCGTCTGAGCCTCGCGAGGATAAAACgccaattaaaatttcatcCGTGAAATTTGAATCTGTTTGTGTTAATATTTACGACAGTCAAACaactaaaaacaacaagaaaatctatttcTACTCGCCGATGGCTCTGCTAAATCACCTGAATGTCATTTCTATTAACAATAAAACGAGCACCCATGGAACTCTCAGTGTCAGTTTTCGCATCTGGAAtcaagaagtaaaaaaaaaagtggtcgAACAACTCAATCAGCAGTTCCCCAGTCAAACTATTGAGCCCAGTCACGTGAAAGTCCTTCCTTTCGACAGTGTCAGACTGACCAGCAAAGTGCAATCTGCTGATTTCTCACTGACTAATGAGTGGATTCTGTATGACAATCAGCAATCACTCAGGTTTACCTTGATCTGCCCGACACCGGAAGATTGCGGTCGAGTGAGGACTCAAATGCTAAAATTTCCTACACAATTTGAACATTTGCAACTTGAATTTAATCCTAAATTGAACGACGGTGcgctgaatttaaaaaactggataaacaaaaaaaagtttaatttaatttttgaatttctagaTGATTGTGTCAATGATGATGGGGTTATatctgaagaaaataaattgccAGCACAAGACAACAAAG aaaCAATGGCAAATTTTGAAGCTAAATTTGCGAAAGAGCTAATCGCCATTAGGGAAG AAACTAAAAAGGAATTTGCAGCAATTTCACAGATGTTTTCAGATAAAATTAAAGTCACTGAAGAAAATCTCGCAg TGGTACAACAGAAGTTGGAAATTACCCAAAAAGAGTTGGATGCCACCAAAACATTATTGACCTCAACAACATCGAGCACAAATGCGGATGCGGTCATTGCCGATttgacaacaaaattaaatg CCCGAACGAGTGAAATAGTCGACATTGGTAAAATGCCAACCTCGTGTGCGGATCTGCAGCATATTGGACATAAACTGAGCGGATTCTTTTCAGTCAAAGGAacgaaaaagatggaaatgatttactgCAACTTTTTTGCCAATCAAAATG acaaacaaaaatggatcggatacgccgacgtcaaatctgcgcccgtccatttctacgtccagagaaaTTCGCCATTTAACACAATTAACACTCCGATTCCGTTCGATTTGGCGGTGGTGAACGAGGGAAACGCCATGGATTTGTCATCAGGGAAATTCACGGCACCgcgaccgggaatttattttttctcattcgcGGGACTGGCGCGTCTTAAATCTGAATTATTGGTTTGGTTTTGGTCTTCTCTTTACTTGAACGGGAATCGAATCGGGGAGAGTCATGTTGAAGAGAGAAACGTTCCCGTTGATCAATATAGTCCGTTGACCCTTCAGTCGACgctcaacttgaaaaaaggcgaTCGAGTCTGGATGATGATTGGTTATTCTGGTTCAGACTCGTATTTGGTTGAATTCGAAGGTGACCACTCGacccatttcacgggtttcatgttggaggaaGAAATTATGGCGTCCCTTTGA
- the LOC124205446 gene encoding uncharacterized protein LOC124205446 isoform X3, with amino-acid sequence MGIWLSWKLIVASFLCLTSLASSSEPREDKTPIKISSVKFESVCVNIYDSQTTKNNKKIYFYSPMALLNHLNVISINNKTSTHGTLSVSFRIWNQEVKKKVVEQLNQQFPSQTIEPSHVKVLPFDSVRLTSKVQSADFSLTNEWILYDNQQSLRFTLICPTPEDCGRVRTQMLKFPTQFEHLQLEFNPKLNDDDCVNDDGVISEENKLPAQDNKETMANFEAKFAKELIAIREVVQQKLEITQKELDATKTLLTSTTSSTNADAVIADLTTKLNARTSEIVDIGKMPTSCADLQHIGHKLSGFFSVKGTKKMEMIYCNFFANQNDKQKWIGYADVKSAPVHFYVQRNSPFNTINTPIPFDLAVVNEGNAMDLSSGKFTAPRPGIYFFSFAGLARLKSELLVWFWSSLYLNGNRIGESHVEERNVPVDQYSPLTLQSTLNLKKGDRVWMMIGYSGSDSYLVEFEGDHSTHFTGFMLEEEIMASL; translated from the exons atGGGAATTTGGTTGTCATGGAAACTGATAGTTGCATCGTTTCTTTGTCTGACAAGTTTGGCTTCATCGTCTGAGCCTCGCGAGGATAAAACgccaattaaaatttcatcCGTGAAATTTGAATCTGTTTGTGTTAATATTTACGACAGTCAAACaactaaaaacaacaagaaaatctatttcTACTCGCCGATGGCTCTGCTAAATCACCTGAATGTCATTTCTATTAACAATAAAACGAGCACCCATGGAACTCTCAGTGTCAGTTTTCGCATCTGGAAtcaagaagtaaaaaaaaaagtggtcgAACAACTCAATCAGCAGTTCCCCAGTCAAACTATTGAGCCCAGTCACGTGAAAGTCCTTCCTTTCGACAGTGTCAGACTGACCAGCAAAGTGCAATCTGCTGATTTCTCACTGACTAATGAGTGGATTCTGTATGACAATCAGCAATCACTCAGGTTTACCTTGATCTGCCCGACACCGGAAGATTGCGGTCGAGTGAGGACTCAAATGCTAAAATTTCCTACACAATTTGAACATTTGCAACTTGAATTTAATCCTAAATTGAACGACG aTGATTGTGTCAATGATGATGGGGTTATatctgaagaaaataaattgccAGCACAAGACAACAAAG aaaCAATGGCAAATTTTGAAGCTAAATTTGCGAAAGAGCTAATCGCCATTAGGGAAG TGGTACAACAGAAGTTGGAAATTACCCAAAAAGAGTTGGATGCCACCAAAACATTATTGACCTCAACAACATCGAGCACAAATGCGGATGCGGTCATTGCCGATttgacaacaaaattaaatg CCCGAACGAGTGAAATAGTCGACATTGGTAAAATGCCAACCTCGTGTGCGGATCTGCAGCATATTGGACATAAACTGAGCGGATTCTTTTCAGTCAAAGGAacgaaaaagatggaaatgatttactgCAACTTTTTTGCCAATCAAAATG acaaacaaaaatggatcggatacgccgacgtcaaatctgcgcccgtccatttctacgtccagagaaaTTCGCCATTTAACACAATTAACACTCCGATTCCGTTCGATTTGGCGGTGGTGAACGAGGGAAACGCCATGGATTTGTCATCAGGGAAATTCACGGCACCgcgaccgggaatttattttttctcattcgcGGGACTGGCGCGTCTTAAATCTGAATTATTGGTTTGGTTTTGGTCTTCTCTTTACTTGAACGGGAATCGAATCGGGGAGAGTCATGTTGAAGAGAGAAACGTTCCCGTTGATCAATATAGTCCGTTGACCCTTCAGTCGACgctcaacttgaaaaaaggcgaTCGAGTCTGGATGATGATTGGTTATTCTGGTTCAGACTCGTATTTGGTTGAATTCGAAGGTGACCACTCGacccatttcacgggtttcatgttggaggaaGAAATTATGGCGTCCCTTTGA